The Raphanus sativus cultivar WK10039 chromosome 2, ASM80110v3, whole genome shotgun sequence genome includes a region encoding these proteins:
- the LOC108826104 gene encoding uncharacterized protein LOC108826104, whose amino-acid sequence MRPLDETETTVVFEKIFKFVGNNLKNIVENPSHEGPEPEPGRYCFRLQKSRVYYVSESLVKRATNVSRKSLVSLGTCIGKYTHAGSFHLTIMSLGLLAANAKHKVWLKPTSEMSFLYGNHVLKGGLGRITDSIVPGDGVVVFSMSDVPLGFGIAAKSTQDCRKLDPNGIVVLHQADIGEYLRDEDEL is encoded by the coding sequence ATGCGGCCGTTAGACGAGACCGAAACCACCGTCGTCTTCGAGAAGATCTTCaaattcgtcgggaacaacctcAAGAACATCGTCGAGAACCCTTCCCACGAAGGACCCGAACCAGAACCGGGACGCTACTGCTTCCGCCTCCAGAAGAGCAGAGTCTACTACGTGAGCGAGTCGCTCGTGAAGCGGGCCACGAACGTCTCCCGGAAAAGCCTGGTCTCCCTCGGAACCTGCATCGGGAAGTACACCCACGCGGGGAGCTTCCACCTGACGATCATGTCGCTCGGCCTCCTGGCGGCGAACGCCAAGCACAAGGTGTGGCTGAAACCCACTTCGGAGATGTCGTTTCTCTACGGGAACCACGTGTTGAAAGGAGGGCTGGGGAGGATTACTGATAGTATTGTTCCTGGGGATGGGGTTGTTGTGTTCTCGATGTCTGATGTTCCGCTGGGGTTTGGGATCGCGGCGAAGAGTACGCAGGATTGTCGGAAGTTGGATCCGAATGGGATCGTCGTGCTTCATCAGGCTGATATTGGTGAGTATCTGAGGGATGAAGATGAGCTTTGA
- the LOC108842413 gene encoding vesicle-associated membrane protein 724 yields the protein MGQESFIYSFVARGTMILAEYTEFTGNFPSIAAQCLQKLPSSSNSKFTYNCDHHTFNFLVEDGFAYCVVAKDALSKQISIAFLERVKADFNKRYGGGKASTAIPKSLNKEFGPVMKEHMKYIVDHAEEIEKLIKVKAQVSEVKSIMLENIDKAIDRGENLTVLTDKTENLRSQAQEYKKQGTQVRRKLWYQNMKIKLVVLGILLLLVLIIWLSVCHGFNCTD from the exons ATGGGTCAGGAATCGTTCATCTACAGCTTCGTGGCGAGAGGCACTATGATCCTGGCCGAGTACACGGAGTTCACAGGCAACTTCCCGTCGATAGCAGCACAGTGTCTCCAGAAGCTTCCTTCCTCTAGCAACAGCAAGTTCACTTACAACTGCGATCACCACACCTTCAACTTCCTCGTCGAAGATGGCTTCG CATATTGTGTGGTGGCGAAAGATGCTCTAAGCAAGCAAATCTCGATCGCATTTCTGGAGAGGGTGAAAGCTGATTTCAATAAACGGTATGGGGGCGGAAAAGCAAGTACAGCTATCCCCAAAAGTCTCAACAAGGAGTTCGG GCCGGTAATGAAAGAACACATGAAGTATATTGTAGACCATGCAGAGGAGATTGAAAAGCTAATCAAAGTCAAGGCTCAAGTTTCAGAAGTCAAAAGTATAATGTTGGAGAATATTGACAAG GCAATCGACAGAGGAGAAAATCTGACGGTTCTTACTGACAAGACCGAGAATCTACGCTCTCAG GCGCAAGAGTACAAGAAACAAGGGACACAAGTGAGGAGGAAACTGTGGTACCAGAACATGAAGATAAAACTTGTGGTTCTCGGGATCTTGCTACTACTCGTTCTCATTATCTGGCTTTCGGTTTGTCACGGTTTTAACTGCACTGATTGA
- the LOC108842412 gene encoding uncharacterized protein LOC108842412, protein MRKRHPKAAASDSSPEPSSSSSSSSQQQTDENNNHVPDKVVDVRRSGKTWFSVLILLVYSSWAVYNHQHGNLPRPLTATQAGKRGFSEIQAMKHVSALTQFGPHPVSSHALVHALEYVLGEVEKVKETAHFDVDVNVDFFESRSGVNRLVGGLFKGKSLVYSDISHIVVRVMPKYESEAGENAILVSSHIDTVFSTGGAGDCSSCVAVMLELARSVSQSAHGFKNSVIFLFNTGEEEGLNGAHSFITQHPWSSTVRLAIDLEAMGTGGKSGIFQAGPSPWAVENFALAAKYPSAQIIGQDLFTSGIIKSATDFQVYKEVAGLSGLDFAFADNTAVYHTKNDKIELIKPGSLQHLGENMLSFLIRVASSSDLPKDKTLQTSNSDAAIYFDILGKYMVVYRQNFASMMYVSVIMQSMLIWVMSLLMGGYPAVVSVMLSCLSFILAWIFSVAFSVAVAFILPWISSSPVPYASYPLMTIGLFVSPAVLGSISGQHLAFGFLRKKPSNRNSNNMELSARLRDDLAKLEAERWLFKAGFIQWFVLLAFGTYYKLGSTYLALVWLVPPAFAYGLLEATLTPIRFPKPLKLATLVVSLAVPILVSAGNFIRLAGTMIGMLVRFDRNPGGSPEWLGNVIIAVVIATFVSLTMVYLLAYIHLSGSKRSIVTALCIITVLSLALVSSGFLPAFTEDTARAVNVVHVVDTSGEDQVSFISLFSNTPGNLNVEAKQIKEGFRCGRENKVDFVSFVTKYGCVSKKDAEVGWDKSNVPVLRVVNEEKEEEGRMIAVSMETGGSSRWILGIDMEVVEDFTLQAGQEEEEELMIGRGEKSSGEDGWHQIQFSGGKKAPTKFVLKLYQKKKKGDERVQRPVLKLRTDFDRVTPQVQRVLERLPSYCSQFGKSTSPFTLAFLASLPYTK, encoded by the exons ATGAGGAAGCGTCATCCCAAGGCGGCGGCCTCAGATTCGTCGCCAgagccatcatcatcatcatcatcttccagTCAACAACAAACCGATGAAAACAACAACCACGTCCCTGATAAGGTGGTTGACGTAAGAAGATCGGGGAAAACATGGTTCTCAGTGTTGATCCTCCTCGTATACTCCTCCTGGGCTGTTTACAACCACCAGCACGGCAACCTACCTCGTCCCTTGACCGCTACACAAGCTGGCAAGAGAGGTTTCTCCGAGATTCAGGCTATGAAACACGTCTCGGCTTTGACTCAGTTCGGTCCCCATCCCGTTTCCTCCCACGCTCTTGTCCACGCCCTTGAg TATGTACTgggggaagttgagaaagttaAAGAGACGGCTCACTTTGATGTGGATGTGAATGTTGATTTCTTCGAGTCGAGATCAGgtgtgaaccggcttgttggTGGTCTTTTTAAAGGGAAGTCGCTTGTGTATTCAGATATAAGTCACATCGTTGTGAGAGTCATGCCCAAGTATGAATCAGAAGCAGGAGAGAATGCTATTCTCGTCTCTTCTCACATTGATACTGTCTTTTCAAC AGGTGGGGCTGGAGACTGTAGCTCGTGTGTAGCTGTAATGCTGGAACTAGCTCGATCTGTTTCACAGTCGGCTCATGGATTTAAGAACTCTGTTATCTTCTTGTTCAATACTGGAGAGGAAGAAGGTCTTAATGGAGCTCATAGCTTTATCACTCAG CATCCATGGAGTTCCACAGTACGATTAGCGATTGATTTAGAGGCCATGGGTACGGGTGGGAAGTCCGGTATTTTCCAG GCTGGTCCGAGTCCATGGGCTGTCGAAAACTTTGCATTGGCCGCAAAATATCCATCTGCTCAGATCATTGGACAG GATCTGTTTACTTCCGGAATCATAAAATCTGCGACTGATTTTCAAGTATACAAGGAGGTTGCTGGTCTCTCAGGATTGGACTTTGCTTTTGCAGATAACACTGCTGTCTATCACACTAAG AATGATAAGATAGAGCTGATAAAACCAGGATCTCTCCAGCATCTTGGGGAAAACATGCTTTCTTTCCTCATCCGGGTTGCTTCATCTTCTGATCTCCCAAAGGATAAAACACTCCAGACATCCAACTCCGACGCAGCTATCTATTTTGACATTCTG GGGAAGTATATGGTAGTGTACCGGCAAAACTTTGCGTCAATGATGTATGTTTCAGTGATCATGCAATCCATGCTTATATGGGTTATGTCTTTGCTCATGGGCGGTTATCCGGCCGTTGTCTCGGTGATGCTCTCGTGTTTGAGTTTCATCTTGGCATGGATATTCTCGGTAGCTTTCTCTGTAGCTGTTGCCTTCATACTGCCCTGGATCTCTTCCTCGCCTGTGCCTTATGCTTCATACCCGTTGATGACGATCGGATTGTTCGTGTCTCCTGCGGTTTTGGGGTCGATAAGTGGCCAGCACCTGGCCTTTGGTTTCCTTCGGAAGAAACCATCGAACCGAAACTCTAACAATATGGAGCTCTCAGCAAGACTACGTGATGATTTGGCCAAGCTTGAGGCTGAGAGATGGTTGTTTAAAGCTGGTTTTATACAGTGGTTTGTTCTTCTGGCGTTTGGAACTTATTATAAACTTGGATCAACTTACCTCGCTCTGGTTTGGTTAGTTCCTCCTGCATTTGCAT ATGGATTGCTTGAGGCGACTTTAACTCCAATCCGATTCCCAAAGCCCCTCAAACTTGCTACTCTCGTTGTCAGCTTGGCTGTACCAATTTTGGTTTCAGCTGGCAATTTCATCCGGTTAGCTGGCACAATGATCGGCATGCTCGTTCGATTTGACAG GAACCCAGGTGGAAGTCCAGAATGGCTAGGCAATGTGATAATCGCTGTTGTCATTGCTACTTTCGTAAGTCTGACTATGGTATACCTCCTGGCCTATATTCATCTCTCAG GGTCGAAAAGGTCGATTGTCACTGCATTATGCATTATCACTGTCCTCTCTCTTGCTCTCGTGTCTTCTGGTTTTCTTCCTGCGTTTACTGAGGATACTGCGAGAGCCGTAAAT GTAGTACATGTTGTGGATACAAGCGGGGAAGATCAAGTGTCGTTCATTTCGCTATTCTCAAACACTCCTGGGAACCTGAACGTGGAAGCAAAGCAGATCAAGGAAGGGTTCAGGTGTGGGAGAGAGAACAAGGTAGATTTCGTCAGTTTTGTGACCAAGTACGGTTGTGTGAGCAAGAAGGACGCCGAGGTTGGATGGGACAAGAGCAATGTTCCAGTTCTGCGTGTGGTAAACGAGGAGAAAGAAGAGGAGGGAAGAATGATAGCGGTTTCGATGGAGACGGGAGGGTCATCGCGGTGGATTCTTGGGATTGACATGGAGGTAGTAGAAGACTTCACACTGCAAGCAggccaagaggaggaggaagagttGATGATAGGACGTGGGGAGAAGAGCAGCGGCGAAGACGGATGGCATCAGATTCAGTTCTCTGGTGGGAAAAAGGCGCCAACGAAGTTTGTTCTCAAACTttaccagaagaagaagaagggtgaTGAGAGGGTGCAGAGACCTGTGTTGAAACTGAGAACTGACTTTGATCGTGTCACTCCGCAAGTGCAAAGGGTTCTCGAAAGACTACCATCATATTGCTCACAGTTTGGAAAGTCCACGTCTCCTTTTACTCTTGCTTTTCTTGCTTCTCTCCCTTACACCAAATAA
- the LOC108842675 gene encoding uncharacterized protein LOC108842675, with protein MADQTTDSTSPAAPVSTSSPKKEISNPVDSKLTELSESRAELLNRIQNLKQDLQSWRGKLDTQVQVYREELSGLKKTLNLEVEQLREEFKDLKTTLNQQQDDVSASLKSLGLQGKPKDSEGEMDKKSEAKEEKVEARLKEAEAEHN; from the exons ATGGCGGACCAAACCACCGATTCAACATCTCCTGCGGCTCCTGTCTCCACATCGTCTCCT AAGAAAGAAATCAGCAATCCAGTTGATTCGAAGCTCACT GAACTAAGCGAATCAAGGGCCGAGTTACTTAACAGGATCCAGAATCTCAAACAG GACTTGCAAAGTTGGAGAGGTAAGCTCGACACCCAAGTTCAAGTCTACCGTGAG GAGCTCTCTGGGCTGAAGAAGACTCTCAATCTTGAAGTTGAGCAGCTCCGTGAG GAATTCAAAGACCTGAAAACCACTTTGAATCAGCAGCAAGACGATGTTTCTGCTAGCCTCAAAAGCTTAGGC CTACAAGGTAAACCTAAAGATTCAGAAGGGGAAATGGATAAGAAAAGCGAGGCGAAAGAAGAGAAAGTGGAAGCTCGGTTGAAAGAAGCAGAAGCAGAGCACAATTAG
- the LOC108842676 gene encoding heat shock factor-binding protein — protein MDGHDSSEDTKQSTADMTAFVQNLLQQMQSRFQTMSDSIITKIDDMGGRINELEQSINDLRAEMGVEGTPPPASKSGDDPKTPPSST, from the exons ATG GATGGGCATGACTCTTCTGAGGATACTAAGCAGAGCACTGCTGATATGACTGCTTTT GTCCAAAATCTTCTGCAGCAGATG CAATCCAGGTTCCAGACAATGTCCGACTCCATCATCACAAAGA TCGATGACATGGGAGGCAGAATCAATGAGCTGGAGCAAAGCATCAATGACCTTAGAGCCGAGATGGGAGTTGAAGGCACTCCTCCTCCTGCCTCCAAATCTGGCGATGATCCCAAAACACCTCCTAGTTCCACTTGA
- the LOC108842674 gene encoding translocase of chloroplast 159, chloroplastic translates to MERRERLRGISIIAAEAVNPEKSRGIAVPAVRAVVADALLLTRSLSGTFSSPGSISIRAPVTLDDEDDDDDGSVIEEHNSASYSKEIDSGTDDDDDDDDGFESVSGDADDEAELEDVIRVLGEESVGENGDGSEFSPLGRDVEEEAFSVNYSPLEEEESEVSDADEDGTKAEVVIPRASLSLDDDEVLGSSGDEEVALLRVTRGLGDEGAEVEDRILLQFGDKGMVDEPECSGSVLTDVVSTEDEAVEMKVTTDGLEDGSVDDFVVENEASVGLDGSSRKLIDEGVVDRTATKEDGGGSIHESDALMKPGDVEGVEGSAVELGERGVTVLSEGSGSVTGELVSTEEDVVQVNLSDDASVSFETAPGDCSEFVVDCEGNAVDADEGLDETFSELVEKGVGQESVSKESDNKTDDGRACEADELMIEGEESTGLGSRESEDEDTGFMIGEANVLTENACSAVGKLESPECEDEPDIGMSSESSQVTPTLDSATTRNLDVSRGVDVAVSGCDSSNQKAVQKTEKEGTQGSEDIDRKLSLPDEDRASSLASSFEMANEGVENGEQIDKQVNFQSDSVPNQISVGIEETSLLSVKDVERSMPEHSCVTENETQISRLIHNHTCMEELDEFEGTGDTKEKLTESTFQNHSEELSPDPSLQLISGRVKERIAKSKLLKDKIQRIIKGIDLCNEDSAVTEADESQQSLVGEEHHTSSQLDDPPLHDETKTKLPEQELPLGLDLSINVLVLGKTGVGKSATINSIFGETKATVGAFRVTTKSANYVVGNVGGILITILDTPGLMSSASEERYNQDVLASIKKSMRRFPVDVVLYIDRLDENPDVRLLRTITSSLGSSIWRNAIVVLTHAASDVPEDSSSYTAQRSSLMHQSIREAVPELSCVEQRKMPGIVLAENNMSGNKTSESTCQDWRLNLLILCCSVKIRCKSGSLLKENTLVEKPDAFDSSQLRSFTLFCSLWNMLLLGSNNQGHASQSLDDDDLEEKKRRLLESYPEILWDEESQESLEQQETPPVKNQGEERESVRRGRRRRSGRLGFQATKRLGIYLETSDLHTGFSMGSGGSRKVEQEEGKKMVVRMRGSLSVLGLVHVLMSVITSVYGRKDI, encoded by the coding sequence ATGGAGAGGCGGGAGAGGCTTCGAGGCATATCGATTATCGCGGCAGAAGCGGTTAATCCGGAGAAGTCACGAGGAATCGCGGTTCCTGCGGTAAGAGCGGTGGTGGCCGACGCGCTGCTTCTCACGCGCAGTCTCTCTGGCACGTTTTCATCTCCTGGTTCGATTTCAATCCGTGCACCAGTTACGCTTGACGACGaggatgacgatgatgatggtTCTGTTATCGAGGAACATAACTCAGCTAGTTACAGTAAGGAGATTGATTCCGggactgatgatgatgatgatgatgacgacggTTTTGAGTCTGTCTCTGGGGATGCAGACGACGAGGCTGAGTTAGAGGATGTGATTAGGGTCTTAGGGGAAGAGTCAGTTGGAGAAAACGGAGATGGGAGTGAGTTTTCACCACTTGGACGTGATGTTGAAGAGGAAGCTTTTTCGGTGAATTACTCTCCTTTagaggaggaagagagtgaAGTTAGTGACGCTGATGAAGATGGTACGAAAGCTGAAGTAGTCATTCCCCGGGCCAGTTTGTCTTTGGATGACGATGAGGTTTTGGGTAGCAGTGGCGATGAAGAGGTTGCTTTGTTGCGTGTGACAAGGGGTTTGGGTGATGAAGGAGCTGAAGTCGAAGATAGGATCTTGTTGCAGTTTGGAGATAAGGGGATGGTTGATGAACCAGAGTGCTCAGGTTCTGTTCTGACTGATGTCGTTTCCACGGAGGATGAGGCGGTTGAGATGAAGGTGACAACAGATGGGTTAGAAGATGGTTCTGTTGATGATTTTGTGGTGGAAAATGAGGCAAGTGTAGGCTTGGATGGAAGTTCCAGGAAACTCATTGATGAAGGGGTTGTTGATAGAACCGCCACCAAGGAGGATGGTGGTGGTAGCATTCATGAATCTGACGCATTGATGAAGCCAGGTGACGTTGAAGGAGTTGAAGGTAGTGCAGTTGAATTAGGAGAAAGGGGAGTGACTGTATTATCTGAGGGCTCAGGCTCTGTAACAGGGGAACTTGTTTCCACTGAGGAAGATGTGGTGCAAGTGAATCTTTCTGATGATGCTTCGGTGTCCTTTGAGACTGCGCCAGGAGACTGCAGTGAGTTTGTGGTGGACTGTGAAGGAAACGCTGTAGATGCGGATGAAGGGTTAGATGAAACATTCAGCGAGCTTGTAGAAAAAGGGGTAGGTCAAGAAAGTGTCAGCAAGGAGAGCGATAATAAAACTGATGACGGTAGAGCTTGTGAAGCAGATGAGTTGATGATTGAAGGTGAAGAGTCTACTGGATTAGGAAGCAGAGAGTCAGAGGATGAAGACACTGGATTCATGATAGGCGAGGCAAACGTACTCACCGAAAATGCTTGCAGTGCTGTTGGAAAATTAGAAAGCCCGGAATGTGAGGACGAACCTGATATTGGTATGAGTTCTGAAAGTTCTCAAGTGACTCCAACTCTGGATTCTGCAACGACGAGAAACCTTGACGTCTCTCGAGGAGTAGATGTTGCTGTAAGTGGGTGTGATTCTTCCAACCAAAAAGCTGTCCAAAAGACTGAGAAAGAAGGAACACAAGGATCAGAGGATATTGATAGGAAGCTATCACTTCCTGATGAAGATAGAGCATCTAGTTTAGCAAGTTCCTTTGAAATGGCTAATGAGGGTGTGGAAAATGGGGAGCAGATTGATAAGCAAGTCAATTTTCAGTCTGATAGTGTACCGAATCAAATCTCAGTGGGCATAGAAGAAACCAGCTTGCTTTCGGTTAAGGATGTTGAGAGAAGCATGCCTGAACATTCTTGTGTAACGGAAAATGAGACACAGATATCACGGCTGATTCATAACCACACCTGTATGGAGGAGCTTGACGAGTTCGAAGGAACAGGTGATACAAAGGAGAAACTCACTGAATCCACTTTCCAGAATCATTCTGAAGAATTATCCCCCGATCCGTCTTTGCAGCTGATAAGTGGGAGAGTGAAGGAAAGAATTGCGAAGAGCAAGCTCTTGAAAGATAAGATCCAGCGGATTATAAAAGGAATAGATCTTTGCAATGAAGATTCAGCTGTTACTGAAGCTGATGAGTCTCAGCAGAGCCTAGTAGGTGAAGAGCATCACACGTCCTCACAGCTTGATGATCCTCCCTTGCATGACGAAACAAAGACAAAGCTGCCTGAACAAGAGCTTCCTCTTGGTCTAGACTTGTCCATTAACGTCCTTGTCCTCGGGAAAACCGGGGTGGGAAAAAGCGCAACGATTAATTCTATCTTTGGGGAGACTAAAGCTACCGTCGGTGCATTTAGAGTTACCACAAAGTCTGCAAACTACGTAGTTGGGAATGTAGGAGGGATCCTGATAACAATACTTGACACGCCAGGTCTCATGTCCTCTGCAAGCGAGGAACGGTATAATCAGGATGTGCTCGCGTCGATAAAGAAGAGCATGAGAAGGTTCCCAGTTGATGTCGTACTCTATATTGACCGTCTAGACGAGAATCCAGACGTCCGTTTACTTAGAACCATCACCAGTTCTTTAGGCTCATCAATATGGCGAAACGCTATCGTGGTCCTAACTCACGCAGCTTCTGATGTCCCAGAAGATTCATCAAGCTACACTGCTCAGAGATCTTCTCTTATGCATCAGTCGATCAGAGAAGCGGTTCCAGAGTTGAGCTGTGTAGAGCAGAGAAAGATGCCTGGAATTGTTTTGGCAGAGAACAACATGAGTGGAAACAAAACCAGCGAGTCTACTTGTCAGGACTGGAGACTGAACCTGCTGATCTTGTGTTGTTCGGTTAAGATCCGGTGCAAATCCGGTTCTTTGCTAAAGGAGAACACCCTTGTAGAAAAGCCGGATGCGTTTGACTCCTCGCAGCTTCGCTCTTTCACATTGTTCTGTTCCTTGTGGAATATGTTGCTTCTTGGTTCTAATAACCAAGGACATGCTTCTCAGTcacttgatgatgatgatttggaGGAGAAGAAAAGGCGTTTACTGGAATCGTACCCTGAAATCCTCTGGGACGAAGAGAGTCAGGAAAGTCTGGAGCAACAAGAAACTCCTCCCGTGAAGAATCAAGGCGAGGAGAGAGAAAGTgtgagaagaggaagaagaagaagaagtgggagACTTGGATTCCAAGCTACGAAAAGGTTGGGTATCTATCTCGAGACAAGTGATTTGCACACAGGGTTTTCAATGGGAAGCGGTGGAAGTAGGAAGGTGGAACAAGAGGAAGGGAAGAAGATGGTGGTGAGGATGAGAGGCTCGTTGTCTGTTTTAGGATTGGTTCATGTGTTGATGTCTGTAATAACTAGTGTCTACGGTCGGAAGGATATTTAA
- the LOC108843487 gene encoding uncharacterized protein LOC108843487, with protein sequence METLPPLRDDDDEENCADEANMLLIGENGVDDGKSFSPLCDGAPEVQQYNIRSVESTVVIRQLTSQGLSFQLWPAASTFVALLDNYRLDPTTSPLAATLSSLKPAGSTTPMNILELGSGTGVVGIAAAITLSADVTVTDLPHVLDNLSFNADANARTVARFGGRVRAAPLRWGEDDDVEALGRSRSVDLVVASDVVYHDHLYEPLLKTLRLMAAAKGLEGKRLVFLMAHLRRWKKESGFFKKARKVFDVDVIHSDAPPQGARSGVMVYRFVAKQPNQNGRIVSC encoded by the coding sequence ATGGAAACTCTTCCACCTCTAAGAGACGACGACGATGAGGAGAACTGCGCAGACGAAGCCAATATGCTCCTCATCGGTGAGAATGGAGTCGACGACGGTAAGAGTTTCTCTCCTCTGTGCGACGGTGCACCGGAGGTCCAGCAGTACAACATCCGCTCCGTCGAGTCAACGGTCGTGATTCGTCAACTGACCTCACAGGGTCTCTCCTTCCAGCTCTGGCCAGCCGCCTCTACTTTCGTCGCGCTGCTCGATAACTACCGCCTCGACCCCACCACCAGCCCCCTCGCCGCAACACTCTCCTCGCTGAAACCCGCCGGTTCTACCACACCGATGAACATTCTCGAGCTCGGATCCGGAACCGGCGTCGTCGGAATCGCCGCGGCGATCACTCTCTCCGCCGACGTCACGGTTACGGATCTCCCGCACGTCCTCGACAACCTCAGCTTCAACGCGGACGCGAACGCTCGAACCGTCGCGAGATTCGGCGGCCGAGTCCGCGCGGCGCCGCTTCGCTGGGGAGAGGATGATGACGTGGAGGCTCTGGGGCGGAGCCGGAGCGTCGACTTGGTCGTAGCGTCCGACGTGGTGTACCACGACCATCTGTACGAGCCTCTACTGAAAACGCTGCGTTTAATGGCGGCGGCGAAGGGGTTAGAGGGGAAGAGGTTGGTGTTTCTGATGGCTCATCTGAGGAGGTGGAAGAAAGAGTCTGGGTTTTTTAAGAAAGCGAGGAAGGTGTTTGATGTTGACGTTATACACTCTGATGCTCCTCCGCAGGGTGCAAGAAGCGGCGTTATGGTTTACCGTTTTGTCGCGAAACAGCCGAATCAAAATGGTCGGATTGTTTCGTGTTAG
- the LOC108843486 gene encoding uncharacterized protein LOC108843486, whose product MWRRSFSTTPGQLTKKKWDAVVIGGGHNGLVAAAYLARGGLSVAVLERRHVIGGAAVTEEIVPGFKFSRCSYVQGLIRPCIIRELELGRHGLKLLKRSPASFTPCLDGRYLLLGPDQTLNHSEISKFSMSDAEAYPIYEKQLERFGRFMDTLLDTAPPESLQGDSSFNDKLSNKLHKSAFWARCLRQAASLGQKDMVDFMDLLLAPASKVLNNWFESDVLKATLATDAVIGSTASVHTPGSGYVLLHHVMGETDGEHGIWSYVQGGMGSVSMAIANAAKEAGAQIFTNAEVSEVLTEDSSSVKGVLLADGTRVESSVILSNATPYRTFVELVPSNVLPEKFVSAIKNSDYSSATTKINMAVDKLPQFQCCNTNHSRPGPEHFGTIHIGAETMDEVHTACHDAENGLPSRRPVIEMTIPSTLDNTISPPGKHVINLFIQYTPYKPSDGTWEDPVYREAFAQRCFKLIDEYAPGFSSSVISYDMLTPPDLEREIGLTGGNIFHGAMGLDSLFLMRPVKGWSNYKSPLKGLYLCGSGAHPGGGVMGAPGRNAALVVLEDLK is encoded by the exons ATGTGGCGCCGGAGCTTCAGCACGACGCCTGGTCAACTCACGAAGAAGAAATGGGACGCGGTGGTGATCGGCGGCGGCCACAACGGTTTAGTAGCAGCAGCTTACCTAGCGCGCGGCGGTCTCTCCGTCGCCGTTCTCGAGCGACGCCACGTCATCGGCGGGGCGGCGGTGACGGAGGAGATCGTCCCCGGCTTCAAATTCTCGCGCTGCAGTTACGTCCAGGGGCTAATTCGTCCATGCATCATTAG GGAATTGGAGTTAGGCAGGCACGGGCTGAAGCTTCTGAAGAGGAGTCCTGCGTCGTTTACGCCTTGTTTGGATGGGCGTTATCTTCTACTAGGGCCAGATCAAACGCTTAATCACTCTGAGATTTCTAAGTTCTCGATGAGTGACGCTGAAGCTTACCCAAT ATACGAGAAGCAGCTAGAGAGGTTCGGTAGATTCATGGATACTCTCTTGGATACAGCTCCTCCAGAGTCTCTGCAAGGTGACTCTTCTTTTAATGATAAGCTGAGCAACAAGTTGCACAAATCTGCTTTCTGGGCTCGTTGTCTCCGCCAAGCGGCTTCTTTGGGGCAAAAGGATATGGT GGACTTCATGGATCTTCTATTGGCCCCAGCTTCAAAAGTATTGAACAACTGGTTTGAG TCTGATGTCCTGAAGGCGACTCTTGCAACAGATGCTGTGATTGGATCTACG GCCAGTGTCCATACTCCTGGAAGTGGATATGTATTGCTACATCATGTGATGGGAGAAACAGATGGAGAGCATGGCATTTGGTC TTACGTCCAAGGTGGGATGGGCTCTGTCTCCATGGCTATAGCCAACGCTGCAAAGGAAGCTGGTGCTCAGATTTTCACAAACGCAGAG GTTTCTGAAGTATTGACTGAGGATTCTAGCAGCGTGAAAGGG GTTTTGCTTGCTGATGGTACACGGGTGGAGTCATCGGTTATACTGTCCAATGCAACACCGTACAGAACTTTTGTG GAGCTGGTTCCGTCCAATGTTCTTCCTGAAAAGTTCGTCAGTGCTATAAAGAACTCAGATTACAGCTCA GCAACTACCAAAATAAACATGGCTGTTGACAAGCTACCGCAGTTCCAATGCTGTAACACTAATCATTCGAGACCAGGGCCAGAGCATTTCGGCACAATACACATTGGTGCAGAGAC CATGGACGAGGTTCACACAGCATGTCATGATGCTGAAAACGGCTTACCATCAAGAAGACCAGTCATCGAAATGACTATTCCATCCACACTAGACAATACCATATCTCCTCCAG GGAAACATGTAATCAACTTGTTCATCCAGTACACTCCTTACAAGCCATCAGATGGAACCTGGGAAGATCCTGTGTATCGA GAAGCATTTGCACAAAGATGTTTCAAATTGATTGATGAATATGCACCTGGGTTTAGCTCATCCGTCATTAGCTACGATATGCTGACTCCTCCCGACCTCGAACGTGAAATTGGTCTTACAG GTGGAAACATCTTTCACGGTGCCATGGGATTGGACTCTCTTTTCTTGATGCGACCAGTGAAAGGATG GTCGAACTACAAAAGTCCTTTGAAAGGACTCTACTTGTGCGGAAGTGGAGCTCACCCTGGAGGCGGAGTTATGGGCGCACCGGGAAGAAACGCAGCTCTTGTTGTCCTTGAAGACTTGAAATGA